One Prosthecobacter dejongeii DNA window includes the following coding sequences:
- a CDS encoding GNAT family N-acetyltransferase: MTPELPVTIRHYRPEDLEILRQITVDSFGAVALDQMLEDRLGMWNERDWKARKADNINDDCTVNPEGCFVAERGGQILGYITTRADPVNSVGRIPNLAVVEAARGLGLGRRLIHHALDYFRDQGLRVAKIETMASNVIGQNLYPSCGFEEIGRQVHFAMKL, from the coding sequence ATGACTCCTGAATTGCCCGTTACCATTCGTCATTATCGTCCGGAAGATCTGGAAATCTTGCGCCAAATCACCGTGGATTCCTTTGGCGCTGTGGCTCTGGATCAAATGCTGGAAGATCGCCTGGGCATGTGGAATGAACGGGACTGGAAGGCGCGCAAGGCCGATAACATCAATGACGACTGCACGGTGAATCCGGAAGGCTGTTTCGTGGCAGAGCGTGGTGGCCAGATCCTGGGTTACATCACCACCCGGGCGGACCCTGTCAATTCCGTGGGGCGCATCCCAAATTTAGCCGTGGTGGAAGCGGCGCGTGGCCTAGGTCTAGGGCGTCGGCTCATTCACCATGCGCTGGATTACTTTCGCGACCAGGGATTGCGAGTGGCGAAGATAGAAACCATGGCCTCTAACGTCATTGGCCAAAATCTTTACCCAAGCTGTGGTTTTGAGGAAATCGGTCGGCAGGTGCATTTTGCCATGAAGCTCTGA
- a CDS encoding VC0807 family protein, which produces MPSPNQEQPNPLADLLLTIILPSVVLESLSKPDRLGPAWALVVALLLPLGFGIYCFINKRGLNFFSILGLIAIMVTGGLGLLNLSAGWFAAKEAAFPIFLGLAFPLSFLWGKPLVSELLLNPQVINHDLLNSRLTTDALKDSFQALLKQASWALAGTMLISAAANAMLVLYYLKGTVPGTEAYTQAIGRQNWVGFIVIGVPMLGVTMGLLFWMLSRLQKLTGLERDDLMNPGTTVRRQVGGE; this is translated from the coding sequence ATGCCTTCGCCTAACCAAGAACAGCCCAATCCACTCGCCGATCTCCTACTGACCATCATCCTTCCCTCGGTGGTGCTGGAGTCCTTGAGCAAGCCGGATCGCTTGGGACCCGCCTGGGCGCTCGTAGTGGCCTTGTTACTACCGCTCGGCTTTGGCATTTACTGTTTCATCAACAAACGTGGGCTCAATTTCTTTTCCATCTTAGGCCTCATCGCCATCATGGTGACGGGTGGTCTGGGCCTGCTGAATCTCAGTGCAGGCTGGTTTGCAGCCAAAGAGGCCGCTTTTCCCATTTTTCTGGGCTTGGCTTTTCCCCTCAGTTTTTTGTGGGGCAAACCCCTGGTATCAGAACTGCTGCTCAACCCTCAAGTGATCAATCACGACCTGCTCAACAGCCGCCTAACCACAGATGCGCTCAAAGACTCTTTCCAGGCATTGCTGAAGCAAGCTTCATGGGCCTTGGCAGGCACAATGCTCATCTCTGCCGCTGCCAATGCCATGCTGGTGCTCTATTACCTAAAAGGCACCGTTCCCGGCACGGAGGCTTACACGCAGGCCATCGGTCGGCAAAATTGGGTAGGCTTCATCGTCATCGGCGTGCCAATGTTAGGCGTGACCATGGGCTTGCTGTTTTGGATGCTGAGCCGCCTACAAAAACTTACAGGACTGGAACGCGATGACCTCATGAATCCGGGCACGACGGTTCGGCGGCAAGTGGGAGGAGAATGA
- the tuf gene encoding elongation factor Tu gives MAKEAFQRNKPHVNIGTIGHVDHGKTTLTAAITTTLATKGFAEAKNYADIDAAPEEKARGITINTAHVEYQTDKRHYAHVDCPGHADYVKNMITGAAQMDGAILVCSAADGPMPQTREHILLARQVGVPAIVVFLNKVDMVDDAELLDLVEMEVRDLLSKYEFPGDDIPIVKGSALKALEGDEEQRANIYKLMDAVDAYIPLPERPIDQDFLMPVEDVFAIEGRGTVCTGRVERGIVKKMSEVEIIGIRDTIKTTVTDIEMFRKLLDEGRAGDNVGLLLRGVKKTDIERGQVIAKPGSVKPHKKFQAEIYVLSKDEGGRHTPFFNNYRPQFYFRTTDVTGSVTLPEGVEMVMPGDNVSITVELITPIAMEKTIRFAIREGGKTVGAGRVADILD, from the coding sequence ATGGCTAAAGAAGCATTCCAACGCAACAAGCCGCACGTGAACATTGGCACCATCGGCCACGTTGACCACGGCAAAACCACGCTTACCGCTGCAATCACGACCACCCTCGCAACTAAGGGTTTTGCAGAAGCGAAGAATTATGCTGATATCGATGCGGCGCCTGAAGAAAAGGCACGTGGTATCACCATCAACACCGCTCACGTGGAATACCAGACCGACAAGCGTCACTACGCTCACGTTGACTGCCCAGGACACGCTGACTATGTGAAAAACATGATCACCGGCGCTGCCCAGATGGACGGTGCGATCTTGGTTTGCTCTGCTGCCGACGGCCCGATGCCACAGACTCGCGAGCACATCCTGCTTGCTCGTCAGGTGGGCGTGCCTGCCATCGTGGTCTTCCTGAACAAGGTTGACATGGTGGACGACGCTGAACTCCTCGACCTCGTCGAAATGGAAGTTCGCGACCTCCTTTCCAAGTATGAATTCCCAGGTGATGACATCCCGATCGTCAAAGGCTCCGCTCTGAAGGCCCTCGAAGGCGACGAAGAGCAGCGCGCTAATATCTACAAGCTCATGGATGCTGTGGATGCCTACATCCCGCTTCCTGAGCGTCCGATCGACCAGGACTTCCTCATGCCAGTCGAAGACGTGTTCGCGATCGAAGGTCGTGGCACCGTTTGCACCGGCCGTGTTGAGCGTGGTATCGTCAAGAAAATGTCCGAAGTCGAAATCATCGGCATTCGCGACACGATCAAGACCACCGTCACCGACATCGAAATGTTCCGCAAGCTGCTCGACGAAGGTCGTGCTGGCGACAACGTGGGCCTTCTGCTTCGCGGCGTGAAGAAGACCGACATTGAGCGCGGTCAGGTCATTGCAAAGCCGGGTTCTGTGAAGCCTCATAAGAAGTTCCAGGCTGAGATCTACGTTCTTTCCAAGGACGAAGGTGGCCGTCACACTCCTTTCTTCAACAACTATCGCCCACAGTTCTACTTCCGCACGACGGACGTGACTGGTAGCGTGACCCTACCTGAAGGTGTTGAAATGGTGATGCCTGGTGACAACGTCTCGATCACCGTCGAGCTGATCACCCCGATCGCCATGGAAAAGACCATCCGCTTCGCCATCCGTGAAGGTGGCAAGACTGTGGGTGCCGGCCGTGTTGCCGACATCCTTGACTAA
- a CDS encoding preprotein translocase subunit SecE encodes MSRFRTYLGEVYIELKKANWPWDPKEKGFAKYKELIDSTIVVFIAMILLGAFVAFFDTALRGAFDALAKWVAG; translated from the coding sequence ATGAGCCGCTTCCGCACCTATCTTGGTGAAGTTTACATTGAACTCAAAAAAGCAAATTGGCCGTGGGACCCTAAAGAAAAGGGTTTTGCGAAGTACAAGGAGCTCATTGATTCAACCATCGTTGTTTTCATTGCAATGATCTTGCTCGGTGCCTTCGTGGCCTTTTTTGATACTGCTTTGCGTGGGGCTTTTGACGCTCTGGCTAAGTGGGTCGCCGGCTGA
- the nusG gene encoding transcription termination/antitermination protein NusG — protein MGAIPAPRDQWYVIHVRSGFEQKVRDSMVRRIQTEEMGDYIYEVLVPTERVSEVKKGKRSETNRKFFPGYVIANCYLLNEHNQLVDRTWYFVKETDGVLNFAGTKDHPIPMRQREVDGMLAQVRDKDDSVVPKIAFTVGDSVRVADGPFESQTGIIEEIDPERGVLRVSVNIFGRSTPVDLEYWQVEKA, from the coding sequence ATGGGAGCTATCCCCGCCCCTCGCGATCAATGGTACGTGATTCACGTGCGTTCCGGCTTCGAACAGAAGGTCCGTGACAGCATGGTCCGCCGTATCCAGACAGAAGAGATGGGTGATTACATCTACGAAGTGCTTGTGCCTACGGAGCGTGTCTCCGAGGTGAAAAAGGGCAAGCGTTCGGAGACCAATCGGAAATTTTTCCCCGGTTATGTGATCGCCAACTGTTACCTGCTCAATGAGCACAACCAGCTGGTGGACAGGACCTGGTATTTTGTGAAGGAGACCGATGGTGTCCTAAACTTTGCTGGTACTAAAGACCACCCCATCCCCATGCGTCAGCGTGAAGTGGACGGCATGCTGGCTCAGGTACGTGATAAAGATGACTCCGTTGTGCCGAAGATCGCCTTCACCGTGGGTGACAGCGTTCGTGTGGCCGATGGTCCGTTCGAAAGCCAGACGGGCATCATTGAAGAAATTGATCCTGAGCGCGGCGTGCTGCGTGTCTCAGTGAACATTTTCGGTCGTTCCACTCCGGTGGATCTCGAATACTGGCAGGTCGAGAAGGCCTGA
- the rplK gene encoding 50S ribosomal protein L11: protein MAKEIVKFIKLQIKAGAANPAPPIGPALGQAGVNIMAFCKEFNAATQKSSGDVLPTVITVYKDKSFTFITKQPPASNILKKIANIASGSGESAKKKVAKITKAQLLEATKMKLVDLNTPDLERASRIMAGTARQMGIEVID from the coding sequence ATGGCCAAAGAAATCGTCAAATTCATCAAGCTCCAGATCAAAGCTGGTGCTGCTAACCCCGCTCCGCCCATCGGTCCTGCGCTCGGTCAGGCTGGCGTGAACATCATGGCTTTCTGCAAGGAGTTCAATGCTGCGACTCAGAAGTCCAGTGGTGATGTCCTCCCAACCGTGATCACGGTTTACAAAGACAAGAGCTTCACCTTCATCACCAAGCAGCCTCCTGCTTCTAACATCTTGAAGAAGATCGCTAACATTGCCTCTGGCTCTGGCGAATCTGCCAAGAAGAAGGTGGCGAAGATCACCAAGGCCCAGCTCCTGGAAGCCACCAAAATGAAGCTGGTGGACCTGAATACTCCCGACCTTGAGCGTGCCTCACGCATCATGGCAGGCACCGCCCGCCAGATGGGCATCGAAGTCATTGATTAA
- the rplA gene encoding 50S ribosomal protein L1, with protein sequence MITRSKRYKKAAEMVPAGKIFSLEEAAELVRKLPGTKFNQTVTLSFHMGVDPKKGDQMVRGTCPLPHGSGKSVRVAVFATGAAADAAKAAGAEVVGYEDVIAQVKEGKMDFDVAIATPAAMNEVRKLGKQLGPRGLMPNPRTGTVTDDVAGAVKAVKAGRVDFKLDKNGNIAATIGKVEFDVTSLAENGSALIDAIVRAKPASARGKYVQSITLASTMSPALRIDVSKYVKL encoded by the coding sequence ATGATCACAAGAAGCAAAAGATACAAGAAAGCTGCCGAGATGGTTCCGGCAGGAAAGATCTTCTCACTCGAAGAAGCCGCTGAACTCGTGCGCAAACTCCCTGGCACGAAGTTCAATCAGACCGTAACTCTCTCCTTTCACATGGGTGTGGACCCGAAGAAAGGCGACCAGATGGTTCGTGGTACTTGCCCACTTCCTCACGGTTCCGGTAAAAGCGTTCGTGTGGCTGTTTTCGCCACGGGTGCTGCTGCTGATGCTGCCAAAGCCGCCGGCGCTGAAGTGGTCGGTTATGAAGACGTCATTGCTCAGGTGAAAGAAGGCAAAATGGATTTCGATGTCGCCATCGCTACTCCAGCCGCCATGAATGAAGTTCGTAAACTTGGTAAGCAGCTCGGACCTCGCGGTTTGATGCCCAACCCAAGAACCGGCACGGTGACAGACGATGTCGCTGGCGCTGTGAAAGCGGTGAAGGCTGGTCGAGTGGATTTCAAGCTTGATAAGAACGGCAACATTGCCGCCACCATCGGCAAGGTTGAATTCGACGTCACCTCCCTTGCTGAGAACGGCAGTGCCCTCATTGACGCGATTGTCCGCGCCAAGCCCGCTTCCGCTCGCGGTAAATATGTGCAGAGCATCACGCTCGCTTCCACGATGTCACCTGCGCTGCGCATTGATGTCTCCAAATACGTGAAACTGTAA
- the rplJ gene encoding 50S ribosomal protein L10, with product MKAEKTLLIDDLLTRVNASPFLFVVDYTGLTVDKFAELRKRLATTGAEIHVFKNTLVKKAAERAGYPEELGTHLTGQSAYVMGAQDVCAAAKIMKNFAAEFTKPKIKAGVLDGNLLDAEGIKVLADLPSKETLQAQLLGVLQAPASKLVRLLNEPAASLARVLKAKGDAAAA from the coding sequence ATGAAAGCTGAAAAGACACTCCTCATTGACGACCTTCTTACCCGGGTCAATGCCTCTCCCTTCCTCTTCGTTGTGGATTACACCGGTCTGACCGTGGATAAGTTCGCTGAGCTGCGTAAGCGCCTGGCGACTACCGGCGCTGAGATCCACGTGTTCAAAAACACGCTGGTTAAGAAGGCTGCTGAACGCGCTGGCTACCCAGAAGAACTTGGCACACACCTCACTGGCCAGAGCGCCTACGTGATGGGTGCCCAAGACGTCTGCGCTGCCGCGAAGATCATGAAGAACTTCGCCGCTGAGTTCACCAAGCCTAAAATCAAGGCTGGCGTGCTCGATGGCAACCTCCTCGACGCTGAAGGCATCAAGGTCCTCGCTGACCTGCCTTCCAAAGAAACTCTCCAGGCCCAGTTGCTTGGCGTGCTTCAGGCCCCTGCTTCCAAGCTGGTCCGCCTCCTCAACGAGCCTGCTGCCTCCCTGGCACGCGTGCTCAAGGCCAAAGGCGACGCCGCCGCAGCCTAA
- the rplL gene encoding 50S ribosomal protein L7/L12: protein MADLTKIVEELSGLTVLEVAELVKSLEEKWGVSAAAPVAVAAAGGAAAPAAAAEEKTEFDVILVDGGANKISVIKEVRGVVPGLGLAEAKKLVESAPQKVKEGAKKEEAEEIKKKLEAAGAKVEIK from the coding sequence ATGGCAGACCTTACAAAAATCGTTGAAGAACTGAGTGGCCTTACGGTCCTCGAAGTCGCAGAACTCGTCAAGTCCCTCGAAGAGAAGTGGGGCGTCAGCGCCGCTGCTCCTGTCGCTGTTGCCGCCGCTGGCGGTGCTGCAGCTCCTGCTGCTGCTGCTGAAGAGAAGACTGAGTTCGACGTCATCCTCGTTGATGGCGGCGCTAACAAAATCTCCGTGATTAAAGAAGTGCGCGGTGTTGTTCCTGGTCTCGGCCTGGCTGAAGCGAAGAAGCTCGTTGAGAGCGCTCCGCAGAAGGTCAAGGAAGGTGCCAAGAAAGAAGAAGCTGAAGAGATCAAGAAGAAGCTCGAAGCTGCCGGCGCCAAAGTGGAGATCAAGTAA
- the rpoB gene encoding DNA-directed RNA polymerase subunit beta — MSQRTNFGKIHEVSEPPNLIEIQLRSYEEFLQKNILPSKRKEVGLQAVFKEVFPIESYDAKMTLDFVMYEIGEPKLSSLEAIREAETYSAPLYVTFELRDEAGAKQERVYMGEIPLMTDRGTFVINGAERVVVSQLHRSPGICFESSQHLNGRWLYGFRIIPDRGTWLEVQFDTNDLLYVYLDRRRRRRKFLATTLLRVIGYSHDEDILKLFYNIEDLKLKENLSEEEVSSKLLFKDILDGELIVARAYEPLTAGVIRQLIQLGHKTVKVIAASQDDLIVTSLRKDPAKDEDEALKEIYRRLRPGDPPTIPNARALVKRLFFDPKRYDLTRVGRYKINQKLTLKTDSDMRILDPNDVISAMSYLFKLRAGEGLLDDIDHLGSRRVRAVGELLANQCRVGLARTERLVKERMTLFDVSMDTMTPAKLINPKALSAVVRDFFGRSQLSQFMDQINPLAELTHKRRLSALGPGGLNRDRAGFEVRDVHPSHYGRICPIETPEGPNIGLINSLGSYARINEFGFIETPYRPVKDGVVADKIEYLTADQEENHFIAQANNRLDENSHFTAAKVTVRYRGDFLEVEPNKPTLMDVSPKQLVSIAANLIPFLEHDDANRALMGSNMQRQGVPLLEAEAPLVGTGMEGKAARDSRAVIVADANGTVASATADVIIITKDGNLPVSDKQFLADPLKSVQTDVEKGTFVYPLRKFGRSNAGTCINQRPLVRRGQKIKKGDVIADGPCTDQGELAIGKNMLVAFMPWNGYNFEDAIVISRRVSKEDIYTSIHIEDFDVIARDTKLGPEEITRDIPNVGDEALKNLDQDGVVRIGAEVKPGDILVGKITPKSETELAPEERLLRAIFGEKAADVKDTSLRVPSGCAGIVMDVKLAQRGGVNGTDKEKLSPAEAKKQIKQIEEDYRAKKEDLTEQLTEKLSDILLNEKIPLDVVNGQTGEIILGANKKITKTLLRKLAESYDSVEIDPSPIRNKIFDIIQTFEQKFADADMERERNLDRIETSEDGAADGVVKQVRVFVASKRKLSVGDKMAGRHGNKGVVATIVPEEDMPFLENGTPVDIVLNPLGVPSRMNVGQVLETHLGLAAKALGMKIATPVFDGIPESKIIEYIKDAKKVEGYEWMGLNGKSKLYDGRTGESFNLDVVVGYIYMLKLGHLVADKIHARAVGPYSLVTQQPLGGKAQYGGQRFGEMEVWALEAYGAAYTLQELLTVKSDDVQGRTRIYEQIVKGDNALEAGTPESFNVLIKEMQSLGLDVRVHKRATLDADVEAIERFTAGA, encoded by the coding sequence ATGTCCCAGCGCACCAACTTTGGCAAAATCCATGAAGTCTCCGAGCCCCCGAATCTAATCGAGATTCAGCTCCGGTCTTATGAGGAGTTCCTTCAAAAGAACATCCTTCCTTCGAAGCGCAAGGAAGTTGGTTTGCAGGCTGTCTTCAAAGAAGTTTTCCCGATCGAGAGTTATGACGCTAAAATGACGCTCGATTTCGTCATGTACGAAATCGGCGAGCCCAAGCTCTCTTCGCTGGAAGCCATCCGTGAAGCGGAAACTTACAGCGCTCCCCTCTACGTGACCTTTGAGCTCCGCGATGAAGCCGGTGCCAAGCAGGAGCGTGTTTACATGGGTGAAATCCCTCTGATGACGGATCGCGGGACTTTCGTCATCAATGGCGCAGAGCGTGTGGTCGTCAGCCAGCTTCACCGCTCCCCTGGTATTTGTTTTGAAAGCAGCCAGCATTTGAATGGCCGCTGGCTCTATGGCTTCCGCATCATTCCTGACCGTGGAACTTGGCTGGAAGTTCAGTTCGACACGAACGATCTGCTTTACGTCTATCTCGACCGCCGCCGCCGCCGTCGCAAGTTCCTGGCTACGACGCTTCTGCGCGTGATCGGTTACTCCCATGACGAGGACATCCTCAAGCTGTTCTACAACATCGAAGACCTGAAGCTGAAGGAAAACCTCAGCGAAGAAGAAGTCTCCAGCAAACTTCTGTTCAAGGACATCCTGGATGGCGAACTCATCGTGGCCCGTGCCTATGAGCCGCTGACCGCTGGCGTGATCCGCCAGTTGATCCAGCTTGGCCACAAGACCGTGAAAGTCATCGCGGCTTCCCAGGATGATCTCATCGTCACCTCCCTGCGCAAAGACCCTGCGAAGGACGAAGATGAAGCTCTGAAGGAAATCTACCGCCGTCTGCGCCCGGGCGATCCTCCGACCATCCCGAACGCCCGTGCCCTGGTGAAGCGCTTGTTCTTCGATCCGAAGCGTTATGACCTGACTCGCGTCGGTCGTTACAAGATCAATCAGAAACTGACGCTGAAGACAGACTCTGACATGCGCATTCTGGACCCGAATGACGTGATCAGCGCCATGAGCTACCTCTTCAAGCTGCGTGCTGGTGAAGGTCTTCTGGACGATATTGACCACCTTGGCAGCCGCCGTGTGCGTGCCGTGGGTGAGCTTTTGGCCAACCAGTGCCGCGTGGGTCTTGCCCGCACGGAGCGTCTGGTCAAAGAGCGCATGACTTTGTTTGATGTGAGCATGGACACCATGACTCCTGCCAAGCTGATCAATCCTAAGGCCCTGAGCGCTGTGGTGCGTGATTTCTTTGGTCGCAGCCAGTTGAGCCAGTTCATGGATCAGATCAACCCTCTGGCTGAGCTGACTCACAAACGCCGTCTGTCCGCACTCGGGCCTGGTGGTCTGAACCGTGACCGCGCTGGTTTCGAAGTTCGCGACGTTCATCCTTCTCACTATGGCCGTATCTGCCCCATTGAGACACCGGAAGGCCCGAACATCGGTCTGATCAACTCCTTGGGCTCCTATGCCCGTATCAACGAATTCGGTTTCATTGAGACACCTTACCGCCCTGTCAAAGACGGCGTGGTGGCAGATAAGATCGAGTACCTCACGGCTGATCAGGAAGAAAATCACTTCATCGCCCAGGCTAACAACCGCCTGGATGAAAATAGCCACTTCACAGCGGCTAAGGTCACTGTGCGTTACCGCGGAGACTTCTTGGAAGTCGAACCGAATAAGCCGACACTTATGGACGTGTCGCCAAAACAGCTTGTTTCGATCGCGGCTAACTTGATTCCTTTCCTGGAGCACGATGACGCCAACCGTGCGTTGATGGGCTCGAACATGCAGCGCCAGGGTGTGCCTCTTCTCGAAGCTGAAGCACCCCTCGTCGGCACCGGCATGGAGGGCAAAGCTGCCCGTGATTCCCGCGCGGTGATCGTGGCGGATGCCAATGGTACCGTCGCTTCTGCCACGGCTGACGTGATCATCATCACGAAAGACGGCAACCTGCCTGTTAGTGACAAGCAATTCCTAGCAGATCCGCTGAAGTCTGTGCAGACGGACGTGGAGAAGGGGACTTTTGTCTATCCTCTGCGTAAATTCGGTCGCTCCAATGCCGGTACCTGCATCAACCAGCGTCCGCTGGTGCGTCGCGGCCAGAAGATCAAGAAGGGCGACGTCATCGCTGACGGACCTTGTACGGACCAGGGCGAACTCGCCATCGGCAAGAACATGCTCGTCGCGTTCATGCCTTGGAACGGTTACAACTTCGAAGATGCTATCGTCATCAGCCGTCGCGTTTCGAAGGAAGACATTTACACTTCCATTCACATCGAAGACTTTGATGTCATCGCTCGTGATACGAAGCTGGGGCCTGAGGAAATCACTCGCGACATTCCAAACGTCGGTGACGAAGCTCTGAAGAACCTCGATCAGGACGGCGTTGTCCGCATCGGTGCGGAAGTGAAGCCTGGCGACATCCTTGTCGGCAAGATCACTCCGAAGTCCGAGACCGAACTCGCCCCTGAAGAACGCCTCCTGCGCGCCATCTTCGGTGAGAAGGCTGCAGACGTGAAGGACACCTCCCTGCGTGTGCCTTCTGGCTGTGCTGGTATCGTGATGGACGTGAAGCTAGCCCAGCGTGGTGGCGTCAATGGCACGGACAAGGAGAAGCTCTCCCCAGCCGAAGCTAAGAAGCAGATCAAGCAGATCGAAGAAGACTATCGTGCGAAGAAGGAAGATCTCACGGAGCAGCTCACGGAGAAGCTCAGCGACATCCTTCTCAATGAGAAGATCCCTCTCGATGTGGTGAACGGCCAGACGGGTGAAATCATCCTCGGCGCGAACAAGAAGATCACCAAAACCCTGCTTCGCAAGCTGGCTGAAAGCTACGACTCGGTTGAAATCGACCCGAGCCCGATCCGTAACAAGATCTTCGACATCATCCAGACCTTCGAACAGAAGTTCGCCGATGCCGACATGGAACGTGAGCGTAACCTGGACCGCATCGAAACCAGCGAAGACGGAGCCGCCGATGGCGTCGTCAAGCAGGTCCGCGTGTTTGTGGCCAGCAAGCGTAAGCTTTCCGTCGGTGACAAGATGGCCGGACGTCACGGTAACAAAGGGGTGGTGGCGACCATCGTCCCTGAAGAAGACATGCCGTTCCTGGAAAACGGAACGCCTGTGGACATCGTGCTGAACCCTCTGGGCGTGCCATCTCGTATGAACGTTGGTCAGGTTCTTGAAACCCACTTGGGTCTCGCAGCCAAGGCTCTGGGCATGAAGATCGCCACTCCGGTGTTCGATGGTATCCCTGAATCTAAGATCATCGAATACATCAAGGACGCCAAGAAGGTGGAAGGTTATGAGTGGATGGGCCTCAATGGCAAGTCCAAGCTCTATGACGGCCGCACGGGTGAGTCCTTCAATCTCGATGTCGTTGTGGGTTACATCTACATGCTGAAGCTGGGACACCTTGTCGCTGACAAGATCCACGCTCGTGCGGTGGGACCTTACTCGCTGGTAACGCAGCAGCCTCTGGGTGGTAAAGCCCAGTATGGTGGTCAGCGTTTCGGGGAAATGGAAGTCTGGGCCCTTGAGGCCTACGGTGCCGCCTACACACTACAGGAACTCCTGACGGTGAAGTCTGACGATGTCCAGGGCCGTACCCGCATCTACGAACAGATCGTCAAGGGTGACAATGCGCTGGAAGCAGGCACTCCTGAATCCTTCAACGTGTTGATCAAAGAAATGCAATCACTGGGTCTCGATGTGAGAGTCCACAAGCGCGCCACTCTGGATGCGGATGTGGAAGCCATCGAACGCTTCACAGCAGGTGCCTAA